One Mycobacteroides salmoniphilum DNA segment encodes these proteins:
- a CDS encoding alpha/beta hydrolase codes for MGAVSGHDISLLHGSFPVSMQVIAGFALVIAIGLRTRQWFQRWLPIAVAVGATLAVWAYWYINSEGWADRGNPAPLMLWVWIALTGVAATVLLVGWRTAHWWRRAIAFTAVPLALLSGSLMLNQWTGYVRSVQSGWAQLTAGPLPNQADMATVTAAREERRGPTMTKGKLVPVDIPADASGFRHRQEIVYLPPAWFDSTRTQLPTIMMIGGEFNTPSDWIRSGNAVEAADAFASQHGGNAPVMVFVDAGGSFNNDTECVNGPRGNSADHLTKDVVPFMVSRFGVSPRPQNWGVVGWSMGGTCAVTLAVKHPELFSAFEDIAGDMSPNTGNKTQTIARLFGGDTSAWEQFDPATVMSRHGPYTNTAGWFDVNGLHRAGSGAITSTGAAPGASASVPLSDQDRAAHRLCEIGAAQGISCTVQHKPGEHKWPFAQTAFTSALPWMAGRIGTPTVPDAPLPR; via the coding sequence ATGGGTGCCGTGTCCGGTCATGACATCTCGTTGTTACATGGGAGCTTCCCCGTCTCCATGCAGGTCATTGCCGGTTTTGCGCTTGTCATCGCGATAGGACTGCGCACTCGTCAGTGGTTTCAGCGCTGGTTACCCATAGCGGTAGCCGTCGGCGCCACCCTTGCCGTATGGGCCTACTGGTACATCAACTCCGAGGGCTGGGCCGACAGAGGAAATCCCGCGCCACTCATGCTGTGGGTGTGGATCGCGCTCACCGGGGTAGCCGCCACGGTCCTGTTGGTCGGCTGGCGCACGGCGCACTGGTGGCGTCGCGCGATCGCGTTCACCGCGGTACCACTCGCACTCCTTTCCGGATCACTGATGCTGAATCAATGGACGGGCTACGTGCGCAGCGTCCAGTCCGGGTGGGCACAGTTGACCGCCGGACCGCTGCCCAACCAGGCCGATATGGCCACGGTGACCGCCGCTCGCGAGGAGCGCCGCGGCCCGACGATGACCAAGGGCAAGCTCGTGCCGGTGGATATCCCGGCCGACGCCAGCGGATTTCGCCATCGCCAGGAGATCGTCTACCTGCCACCGGCCTGGTTCGACTCCACCCGCACCCAGCTGCCGACAATCATGATGATCGGCGGCGAGTTCAACACCCCGAGTGACTGGATTCGCAGCGGGAACGCGGTCGAGGCGGCGGATGCCTTCGCCAGCCAGCACGGCGGGAACGCCCCCGTCATGGTGTTCGTCGACGCGGGCGGCTCGTTCAACAACGACACCGAATGTGTGAACGGCCCGCGCGGTAACTCCGCCGACCATCTCACGAAGGACGTCGTCCCGTTCATGGTGTCGCGTTTCGGGGTCAGCCCACGGCCGCAGAACTGGGGCGTGGTGGGCTGGTCGATGGGTGGCACGTGCGCGGTAACGCTTGCCGTCAAACACCCCGAATTGTTCAGCGCCTTCGAGGATATCGCCGGTGACATGTCGCCGAACACCGGAAACAAGACGCAGACCATTGCCCGTCTTTTCGGCGGTGACACGTCGGCATGGGAGCAGTTCGATCCGGCAACGGTGATGTCGCGTCATGGACCGTATACGAACACCGCGGGGTGGTTCGACGTCAACGGACTACATCGAGCGGGGTCCGGAGCCATCACCAGTACCGGAGCGGCCCCGGGCGCCTCGGCCTCCGTCCCGCTGAGCGATCAGGACCGTGCCGCGCACCGCCTGTGTGAAATCGGTGCGGCGCAAGGGATCTCATGCACGGTGCAGCACAAGCCCGGCGAACACAAGTGGCCTTTCGCGCAGACGGCGTTCACCTCGGCACTCCCCTGGATGGCGGGCCGGATCGGCACGCCCACGGTGCCCGATGCGCCGTTGCCACGCTAA
- a CDS encoding AMP-binding protein yields the protein MTDAAVGEPFVRILANLAESSPDAPAITCGTESVTRAELERRATALAHAYQRLGVRQGDLVTIGLPNSVEFFAAQIAVWKLGATPQPVSWRLPLAERRAIVELADSALVVGVDPADHPDRVCVQAGFEPLAEDHAAGPLPEVVSPAWKAPTSGGSTGRPKIILAPSPAAITGPAAGEIMGMLPEDAQLVAGPLYHNAPLMFSSYGLLLGHHLIVQPKFDALQALELIDTHKVTWLQVVPTMMSRILREVRQHPGRFDLSTIRVLWHMAAPCPVWLKQAWIDLLGPEVIWELYAGTEAIGGTIITGQEWLAHRGSVGKPALGELTILDEEGNPLPSGEVGEIFMRPWEGTPKPYKYLGAEIKRVGTWESIGDLGWLDDDGYLYMSDRRTDLIVTGGANVVPAEVESVMNGYPGVVDSVVVGLPDDDLGQVVHAVVHAEGNVTEDQLREYLLDEIVRYKVPRTIEFVAEPLREDSGKVRRSLIREQAIARRAATG from the coding sequence ATGACTGACGCGGCAGTTGGTGAACCGTTCGTTCGCATCCTCGCCAACCTCGCGGAATCGTCGCCCGATGCCCCGGCGATCACCTGCGGTACCGAATCGGTCACCAGGGCCGAACTAGAGCGGCGTGCCACCGCGTTGGCGCACGCCTATCAACGGCTCGGTGTACGGCAGGGCGACCTCGTCACTATCGGATTGCCCAACTCGGTGGAATTCTTCGCGGCCCAGATCGCGGTGTGGAAGCTCGGTGCCACCCCACAGCCGGTGTCTTGGCGCCTACCGCTCGCGGAACGCCGGGCAATTGTCGAGCTCGCCGACTCCGCGCTGGTGGTGGGGGTCGATCCGGCCGATCATCCGGATCGAGTGTGTGTGCAGGCGGGATTCGAACCCCTGGCAGAAGACCATGCTGCCGGGCCGCTGCCGGAAGTGGTATCGCCGGCCTGGAAGGCACCTACCTCTGGAGGCAGTACCGGCCGACCGAAGATCATCCTCGCCCCCAGCCCCGCGGCCATCACGGGCCCGGCGGCCGGTGAGATCATGGGCATGCTGCCGGAAGATGCTCAGCTCGTCGCCGGTCCGCTGTATCACAATGCGCCGCTGATGTTTTCGTCATACGGACTGCTGCTGGGCCATCATCTGATCGTGCAGCCGAAGTTCGACGCGCTGCAAGCGCTCGAACTGATCGACACCCACAAGGTCACCTGGTTGCAGGTGGTGCCCACGATGATGTCGCGCATACTGCGCGAGGTGCGTCAGCACCCCGGCCGATTCGACCTGTCCACCATTCGGGTGTTGTGGCACATGGCTGCTCCGTGTCCGGTGTGGTTGAAACAAGCGTGGATCGATCTGCTGGGCCCGGAAGTGATCTGGGAGCTGTACGCGGGCACCGAGGCCATCGGCGGAACCATCATCACGGGACAGGAATGGCTGGCTCACCGGGGCTCCGTCGGTAAGCCTGCGCTCGGTGAACTGACGATCCTGGACGAGGAGGGAAACCCGCTGCCTTCCGGGGAGGTGGGGGAGATCTTCATGCGCCCGTGGGAGGGAACGCCCAAGCCCTACAAATACCTTGGTGCTGAGATCAAGCGGGTTGGAACCTGGGAGTCCATCGGCGATCTCGGGTGGCTCGATGACGATGGCTACCTCTACATGAGTGATCGTCGTACCGACCTGATCGTGACAGGCGGAGCGAATGTGGTTCCCGCGGAAGTGGAATCCGTCATGAACGGCTACCCCGGAGTGGTCGACAGCGTTGTCGTAGGGCTACCCGATGACGACCTCGGGCAGGTTGTGCATGCGGTGGTACACGCCGAGGGCAATGTGACCGAAGACCAGCTGCGCGAGTATCTGCTCGACGAGATTGTCCGGTACAAAGTTCCGCGCACCATCGAATTTGTCGCGGAGCCGCTGCGTGAGGACTCAGGCAAGGTCCGTCGCAGCCTCATCCGTGAGCAGGCGATTGCCCGCCGGGCCGCGACGGGCTAG
- the uvrA gene encoding excinuclease ABC subunit UvrA, with translation MADRLIVRGAREHNLRGIDLDLPRDSLIVFTGLSGSGKSSLAFDTIFAEGQRRYVESLSAYARQFLGQMDKPDVDFIEGLSPAVSIDQKSTNRNPRSTVGTITEVYDYLRLLYARAGSPHCPVCGEKIAKQTPQQIVDQVLDMEEGLRFQVLAPVVRTRKGEFVDLFEQLNSQGYSRIRVDGVVHSLTDPPKLKKQEKHDIEVVIDRLAVKNSAKQRLTDSVETALRLADGIVVLEFVDADEDSPQRERRFSEKLACPNGHPLAVDDLEPRSFSFNSPYGACPECTGLGIKKEVDPDLVVPDPDMTLAEGAIAPWSMGQNADYFVRLMAGLGDALGFDVDTPWKKLPAAAKKALLDGSSEQVHVRYKNRYGRTRSYYAEFEGVLAFLQRRMEQTESEWAKERYEGFMRDIPCPECNGTRLKPEILSVTLTAGEHGAKSIAQVCDLSIAECAQFLNALTLGHREQAIAGQVLKEVQFRLGFLLDVGLQYLSLSRAAGTLSGGEAQRIRLATQIGSGLVGVLYVLDEPSIGLHQRDNRRLIETLTRLRDLGNTLIVVEHDEDTIKHADWVVDIGPAAGEHGGQVVHSGTYAELLKNKKSITGSYLSGAESIPLPLMRRTIDSKRQVTVVGAREHNLKDIDVSFPLGVLTSVTGVSGSGKSTLVNDILATVLANKLNGARQVPGRHTRVTGLDQVDKLVRVDQSPIGRTPRSNPATYTGVFDKIRTLFAATTEAKVRGYQPGRFSFNVKGGRCESCTGDGTIKIEMNFLPDVYVPCEVCHGARYNRETLEVHYKGKTIAQVLDMPIEEAAEFFEPITSIHRYLNTLVEVGLGYVRLGQPAPTLSGGEAQRVKLAAELQKRSTGKTVYILDEPTTGLHFEDIRKLLTVINGLVDKGNTVIVIEHNLDVVKTSDWVIDMGPEGGSGGGTVVAQGAPESVAQTAGSYTGEFLVDLLPKPVRNGKTSAKAPSKSAGKPPAKPRTRKVVTPV, from the coding sequence GTGGCCGACCGTCTGATCGTGCGGGGCGCGCGTGAGCACAACCTGCGCGGTATTGACCTTGACCTACCCCGAGACAGCCTCATCGTCTTCACGGGTCTCTCCGGATCCGGGAAGTCGAGCCTGGCCTTCGACACCATCTTCGCCGAGGGGCAACGCCGGTACGTCGAATCCCTGTCCGCGTACGCCCGCCAGTTTCTGGGGCAGATGGACAAGCCCGATGTCGATTTCATCGAGGGGCTCTCTCCTGCGGTGTCCATCGACCAGAAATCCACCAACCGCAACCCTCGGTCCACCGTGGGCACCATCACCGAGGTCTATGACTACCTACGTCTGCTGTACGCGCGGGCCGGCTCACCGCATTGCCCGGTATGCGGGGAGAAGATCGCCAAGCAGACCCCGCAGCAGATCGTCGACCAGGTGCTGGACATGGAGGAGGGCCTGCGGTTCCAGGTGCTCGCGCCCGTGGTGCGCACGCGCAAGGGCGAGTTCGTCGACCTCTTCGAACAGCTGAACTCCCAGGGATACAGCCGTATTCGGGTTGACGGCGTGGTGCATTCGCTCACCGATCCGCCCAAGCTCAAGAAGCAGGAGAAGCACGACATCGAGGTGGTCATCGACCGTCTCGCCGTCAAGAACAGCGCCAAGCAGCGCCTGACGGACTCGGTGGAGACGGCCCTGCGCCTTGCCGACGGCATCGTGGTGCTCGAGTTCGTCGATGCCGACGAGGACTCTCCGCAGCGCGAACGCAGATTCTCCGAGAAACTCGCCTGCCCTAATGGCCATCCGCTCGCCGTGGACGATCTTGAACCACGGTCGTTTTCCTTCAACTCGCCCTATGGCGCCTGCCCCGAGTGCACGGGTCTGGGGATCAAGAAGGAAGTCGACCCCGACCTCGTGGTCCCCGACCCGGACATGACCCTCGCCGAGGGCGCCATCGCACCCTGGTCGATGGGGCAGAACGCCGACTACTTCGTCCGGCTCATGGCAGGGCTGGGCGACGCCCTCGGGTTTGACGTGGACACCCCTTGGAAGAAGCTTCCGGCGGCCGCCAAGAAGGCGCTCCTGGACGGCTCTTCCGAGCAAGTCCATGTCAGATACAAGAACCGGTACGGCCGCACGCGTTCGTACTACGCCGAATTTGAAGGCGTGCTGGCGTTCCTGCAACGCCGCATGGAGCAGACCGAGTCGGAATGGGCCAAGGAACGCTATGAGGGCTTCATGCGGGACATTCCGTGCCCCGAGTGCAACGGAACCCGCCTGAAGCCGGAGATTCTGTCCGTCACATTGACCGCCGGCGAGCACGGCGCCAAATCGATTGCGCAGGTCTGTGACCTGTCCATCGCCGAATGCGCGCAGTTCCTCAACGCATTGACGCTGGGGCACCGTGAGCAGGCCATCGCCGGGCAGGTTCTCAAGGAAGTTCAGTTCCGGCTGGGCTTCCTGCTGGACGTCGGCCTTCAGTACTTGTCGTTGTCGCGCGCTGCGGGCACATTGTCCGGTGGCGAGGCACAGCGCATCCGGCTGGCCACTCAGATCGGCTCCGGGCTGGTGGGTGTGCTTTATGTACTCGACGAGCCGTCCATCGGTCTGCATCAGCGCGATAACCGACGACTCATCGAAACGCTCACGCGGCTCCGGGATCTCGGCAACACGTTGATCGTCGTGGAGCACGACGAGGACACCATCAAGCACGCCGACTGGGTCGTCGACATCGGACCGGCCGCGGGGGAGCACGGTGGGCAGGTGGTGCACAGCGGCACCTATGCCGAACTGCTGAAAAACAAGAAGTCCATCACCGGTTCGTATCTTTCTGGGGCAGAGAGCATTCCGCTGCCGTTGATGCGTCGCACGATCGACTCGAAGCGTCAGGTCACCGTGGTCGGAGCGCGTGAGCACAACCTCAAGGACATCGACGTCTCCTTCCCACTCGGTGTGCTGACCTCGGTCACCGGAGTGTCGGGTTCAGGGAAGTCGACGCTGGTCAACGACATCCTCGCCACCGTGTTGGCCAACAAGCTCAACGGTGCACGCCAGGTGCCCGGGCGGCACACCCGAGTGACCGGTTTGGACCAGGTCGACAAGCTCGTGCGGGTCGACCAATCGCCGATCGGGCGTACACCCCGCTCCAATCCGGCGACCTACACCGGGGTCTTCGACAAGATTCGGACGCTGTTCGCGGCGACCACCGAGGCCAAGGTGCGTGGTTATCAACCGGGCCGGTTCTCCTTCAACGTCAAGGGCGGTCGCTGCGAGTCCTGCACGGGTGACGGCACCATCAAGATCGAGATGAACTTCCTGCCGGATGTATACGTGCCGTGCGAGGTGTGCCACGGCGCGCGCTACAACCGGGAAACGCTCGAGGTCCACTACAAGGGCAAGACGATCGCGCAGGTGCTGGACATGCCGATCGAGGAAGCCGCCGAATTCTTCGAGCCCATCACCTCTATTCACCGGTATCTGAACACGCTGGTGGAGGTCGGCCTGGGTTATGTGCGGCTGGGGCAGCCGGCTCCGACGCTCTCCGGCGGGGAGGCGCAGCGCGTCAAATTGGCCGCGGAGCTGCAGAAGCGTTCGACGGGCAAGACCGTGTACATCCTCGACGAGCCCACTACCGGTCTTCATTTCGAGGACATCCGCAAGCTGCTCACCGTGATCAACGGCTTGGTCGACAAGGGCAACACCGTCATCGTGATCGAGCACAACCTCGATGTCGTCAAGACGTCGGACTGGGTCATCGACATGGGCCCCGAGGGTGGGTCGGGAGGCGGCACCGTCGTGGCACAGGGCGCACCCGAGTCGGTGGCACAGACCGCGGGCAGCTATACCGGTGAGTTCCTGGTGGACCTGTTGCCCAAGCCCGTCCGGAACGGTAAGACTTCCGCGAAGGCTCCGTCCAAGAGCGCCGGAAAGCCGCCTGCCAAACCGCGTACCAGGAAGGTTGTCACGCCGGTCTAG